One window from the genome of Ailuropoda melanoleuca isolate Jingjing chromosome 5, ASM200744v2, whole genome shotgun sequence encodes:
- the CHRNA2 gene encoding neuronal acetylcholine receptor subunit alpha-2 isoform X2, whose translation MIWIPDIVLYNNADGEFAVTHMTKAHLFSTGTVHWVPPAIYKSSCSIDVTFFPFDQQNCKMKFGSWTYDKAKIDLEQMEQTVDLRDYWESGEWAIVNATGTYNTKKYDCCAEIYPDVTYYFVIRRLPLFYTINLIIPCLLISCLTVLVFYLPSDCGEKVTLCISVLLSLTVFLLLITDIIPSTSLVIPLIGEYLLFTMIFVTLSIVITVFVLNVHHRSPSTHTMPHWVRVAFLAYVPRWLLMNRPLPSSEPRNPPDLKPSSSYHWLETNVDAEEREEEEEEDRWVWAVHSSPSLGMLCGHGGLHEGASGPKAEARLQEGGLLLSPRIQKALEGVHYIADHLRCEDADSSVKEDWKYVAMVIDRIFLWLFIIVCFLGTVGLFLPPFLAGMI comes from the exons ATGATCTGGATCCCTGACATTGTCCTCTACAACAA tgcAGATGGGGAGTTTGCGGTGACCCACATGACCAAGGCCCACCTCTTCTCCACgggcacggtgcactgggtgccCCCTGCCATCTACAAGAGCTCCTGCAGCATCGACGTCACCTTCTTCCCCTTCGACCAGCAGAACTGCAAGATGAAGTTTGGCTCCTGGACCTATGACAAGGCCAAGATCGACCTGGAGCAGATGGAGCAGACGGTGGACCTGAGGGACTACTGGGAGAGCGGCGAGTGGGCCATCGTCAACGCCACGGGCACCTACAACACCAAGAAGTATGACTGCTGCGCCGAGATCTACCCCGACGTCACCTACTACTTTGTCATCCGGCGCCTGCCTCTCTTCTACACTATCAACCTCATCATCCCCTGCCTGCTCATCTCCTGCCTCACCGTGCTGGTCTTCTACCTGCCCTCGGACTGCGGCGAGAAGGTGACGCTGTGCATCTCCGTGCTGCTCTCGCTCACCGTCTTCCTCCTGCTCATCACCGACAtcatcccctccacctccctggtCATCCCGCTCATCGGCGAGTACCTGCTCTTCACCATGATCTTTGTCACGCTCTCCATCGTCATCACGGTCTTCGTGCTCAACGTCCACCACCGCTCCCCCAGCACCCACACGATGCCCCACTGGGTGCGCGTGGCCTTTCTGGCCTATGTGCCCCGGTGGCTTCTGATGAACCGGCCCCTGCCCTCCTCGGAGCCCCGCAACCCCCCAGATCTGAAGCCCAGCTCCTCTTATCACTGGCTGGAGACCAACGTGgatgcagaggagagggaggaggaagaggaggaagacagatgGGTGTGGGCGGTCCATTCATCCCCCTCCCTGGGTATGCTCTGCGGCCATGGTGGTCTGCACGAAGGGGCCTCAGGTCCCAAGGCGGAGGCCCGGTTGCAGGAGGGTGGGCTTCTGCTGTCACCTCGCATACAGAAGGCACTGGAAGGTGTGCACTATATTGCCGATCACCTGCGATGTGAGGATGCTGACTCTTCG GTGAAGGAAGACTGGAAGTACGTGGCCATGGTCATTGATAGGATATTCCTCTGGTTGTTCATCATCGTCTGCTTCCTGGGGACCGTTGgactctttcttcctccattctTGGCTGGAATGATCTGA
- the CHRNA2 gene encoding neuronal acetylcholine receptor subunit alpha-2 isoform X4, producing MKFGSWTYDKAKIDLEQMEQTVDLRDYWESGEWAIVNATGTYNTKKYDCCAEIYPDVTYYFVIRRLPLFYTINLIIPCLLISCLTVLVFYLPSDCGEKVTLCISVLLSLTVFLLLITDIIPSTSLVIPLIGEYLLFTMIFVTLSIVITVFVLNVHHRSPSTHTMPHWVRVAFLAYVPRWLLMNRPLPSSEPRNPPDLKPSSSYHWLETNVDAEEREEEEEEDRWVWAVHSSPSLGMLCGHGGLHEGASGPKAEARLQEGGLLLSPRIQKALEGVHYIADHLRCEDADSSVKEDWKYVAMVIDRIFLWLFIIVCFLGTVGLFLPPFLAGMI from the exons ATGAAGTTTGGCTCCTGGACCTATGACAAGGCCAAGATCGACCTGGAGCAGATGGAGCAGACGGTGGACCTGAGGGACTACTGGGAGAGCGGCGAGTGGGCCATCGTCAACGCCACGGGCACCTACAACACCAAGAAGTATGACTGCTGCGCCGAGATCTACCCCGACGTCACCTACTACTTTGTCATCCGGCGCCTGCCTCTCTTCTACACTATCAACCTCATCATCCCCTGCCTGCTCATCTCCTGCCTCACCGTGCTGGTCTTCTACCTGCCCTCGGACTGCGGCGAGAAGGTGACGCTGTGCATCTCCGTGCTGCTCTCGCTCACCGTCTTCCTCCTGCTCATCACCGACAtcatcccctccacctccctggtCATCCCGCTCATCGGCGAGTACCTGCTCTTCACCATGATCTTTGTCACGCTCTCCATCGTCATCACGGTCTTCGTGCTCAACGTCCACCACCGCTCCCCCAGCACCCACACGATGCCCCACTGGGTGCGCGTGGCCTTTCTGGCCTATGTGCCCCGGTGGCTTCTGATGAACCGGCCCCTGCCCTCCTCGGAGCCCCGCAACCCCCCAGATCTGAAGCCCAGCTCCTCTTATCACTGGCTGGAGACCAACGTGgatgcagaggagagggaggaggaagaggaggaagacagatgGGTGTGGGCGGTCCATTCATCCCCCTCCCTGGGTATGCTCTGCGGCCATGGTGGTCTGCACGAAGGGGCCTCAGGTCCCAAGGCGGAGGCCCGGTTGCAGGAGGGTGGGCTTCTGCTGTCACCTCGCATACAGAAGGCACTGGAAGGTGTGCACTATATTGCCGATCACCTGCGATGTGAGGATGCTGACTCTTCG GTGAAGGAAGACTGGAAGTACGTGGCCATGGTCATTGATAGGATATTCCTCTGGTTGTTCATCATCGTCTGCTTCCTGGGGACCGTTGgactctttcttcctccattctTGGCTGGAATGATCTGA
- the CHRNA2 gene encoding neuronal acetylcholine receptor subunit alpha-2 isoform X3, whose product MTKAHLFSTGTVHWVPPAIYKSSCSIDVTFFPFDQQNCKMKFGSWTYDKAKIDLEQMEQTVDLRDYWESGEWAIVNATGTYNTKKYDCCAEIYPDVTYYFVIRRLPLFYTINLIIPCLLISCLTVLVFYLPSDCGEKVTLCISVLLSLTVFLLLITDIIPSTSLVIPLIGEYLLFTMIFVTLSIVITVFVLNVHHRSPSTHTMPHWVRVAFLAYVPRWLLMNRPLPSSEPRNPPDLKPSSSYHWLETNVDAEEREEEEEEDRWVWAVHSSPSLGMLCGHGGLHEGASGPKAEARLQEGGLLLSPRIQKALEGVHYIADHLRCEDADSSVKEDWKYVAMVIDRIFLWLFIIVCFLGTVGLFLPPFLAGMI is encoded by the exons ATGACCAAGGCCCACCTCTTCTCCACgggcacggtgcactgggtgccCCCTGCCATCTACAAGAGCTCCTGCAGCATCGACGTCACCTTCTTCCCCTTCGACCAGCAGAACTGCAAGATGAAGTTTGGCTCCTGGACCTATGACAAGGCCAAGATCGACCTGGAGCAGATGGAGCAGACGGTGGACCTGAGGGACTACTGGGAGAGCGGCGAGTGGGCCATCGTCAACGCCACGGGCACCTACAACACCAAGAAGTATGACTGCTGCGCCGAGATCTACCCCGACGTCACCTACTACTTTGTCATCCGGCGCCTGCCTCTCTTCTACACTATCAACCTCATCATCCCCTGCCTGCTCATCTCCTGCCTCACCGTGCTGGTCTTCTACCTGCCCTCGGACTGCGGCGAGAAGGTGACGCTGTGCATCTCCGTGCTGCTCTCGCTCACCGTCTTCCTCCTGCTCATCACCGACAtcatcccctccacctccctggtCATCCCGCTCATCGGCGAGTACCTGCTCTTCACCATGATCTTTGTCACGCTCTCCATCGTCATCACGGTCTTCGTGCTCAACGTCCACCACCGCTCCCCCAGCACCCACACGATGCCCCACTGGGTGCGCGTGGCCTTTCTGGCCTATGTGCCCCGGTGGCTTCTGATGAACCGGCCCCTGCCCTCCTCGGAGCCCCGCAACCCCCCAGATCTGAAGCCCAGCTCCTCTTATCACTGGCTGGAGACCAACGTGgatgcagaggagagggaggaggaagaggaggaagacagatgGGTGTGGGCGGTCCATTCATCCCCCTCCCTGGGTATGCTCTGCGGCCATGGTGGTCTGCACGAAGGGGCCTCAGGTCCCAAGGCGGAGGCCCGGTTGCAGGAGGGTGGGCTTCTGCTGTCACCTCGCATACAGAAGGCACTGGAAGGTGTGCACTATATTGCCGATCACCTGCGATGTGAGGATGCTGACTCTTCG GTGAAGGAAGACTGGAAGTACGTGGCCATGGTCATTGATAGGATATTCCTCTGGTTGTTCATCATCGTCTGCTTCCTGGGGACCGTTGgactctttcttcctccattctTGGCTGGAATGATCTGA